AGAGAAGAGAATCTTCAGCCGAATGATAACCAAGGTATTACTTTCATGTTAAGAAAGACACAAGAAAAAGGCTATGCCTAAACAAATCTAGCATGTGAGATACCTCTGCTCTGAAGTCCTTTGGAAATTGGTCCTTAGCATTCCACAATATGTCAATTTCATCCCAGTTTAGGATCAATATATTAGACCTAGAAGTATTAAACATTACTCGGAACATCATCTCTTCACGTGCCATTTCATCATTCAAGCTAACACACTCCACCACAACATCACCTTGAATATAGCAATTGATGTCTATTTTAACTAGTTCGCATTCTCCCTGAAACACAATTCTAATGTAAACAAACAGTCATATGTACAAAGATTAGACCAAATTGTGGATTCACCTAACATGAAAACATAAATCCAAACAAAGTTTGCATCCAGTGGCTCTTTAGACTCACCTAATCCTACTAAAAACAATACTTTAACTGACtaatgttaataaaataaaactaagacTCTGGAATTCCAATCCTTATTAAAAACTACTACCTTTATTGATAACTGTTGAAGTGTTACATGGACTAGCCTCCCAATTTACGTAGGACTCCGTCAATTCCCCCCTTCCCCAAAAGAATCCGACTCCAACGGATGTTGTGATTTGTAGAGCTCAAAGAGATCCGGATTAAGGCGCTACACTTCTTCAGTTTGTAACCAACAACAATCAAACAAaggtttattttttcatttgacAAGAAATTTCTGATATCCACCTCGTCTAGTGGAGACAACCTGGTCATCCAAAATCGCTTTAATACACTCATGCAACTTGCTTCGAATAGGAAGGGTGGCTATCGGAGTGTCCTCTTGTGGAGCATAATCATGGCCATGGTATGCTGTTAGGTCGTCAACATTAAAAATGGGGGCTAAATTGCATGTCAGGAGGTAATTCCAGTAAATAAGCATTGGATCCCAAACGCTTCAACACCTTGAAAGGTCCTGCTTTTCGTGAGTGTAATTTTGTAAGAGCACCTTTGGGAAACCTTTCTGGATGAATGTTAATAAGTGCTAAATCCCCTAGTTGGAATTCAAGATATCGACGGTGGCTATCTGCTTGTTCCTTGTAAGCTGCATTACTTTGGGTTATACGGCGTCGTACCTCATCATGGACTTCTTGCAAATGGTGATAAAAATCAGAGGCTCCCTCACTAACTCGTGGAGGCAACGGTAAAGGCACCAGGTCTAGTGGTGTGCGAGGTTTAAGGCCAGTAACAATCTTGAATGGTGAACGCCCTGTGTTACGGTTGATAgaattattataagcaaattcagCATGGGGAAGCAGAAGATCCCAAGTAGTGCCATGGTCCATCACAAGGCAGTGCAATAAATTTCCCAAGCTCGATTCATTGATTTAGTTTGGCCCTCCGTCTGGGGGTGGAAGGAACTCAAAAATTGAAGCTTTGTACTTGTCTTGGCCCATAGCGTTTTCCAAAAGTAGCCGACAAATTTAACATCACGGTCAAAGACAATAGTTTTTGGTAAGCCATGAAGGCGTActattttgacaaaaaaaataaaggcgACTCTAGAGGCATCGCAAGTGCGAGAGCAAGGCAGAAAATGTGCTATCTTGGAGAAGTGATCAACGACCATGAAAATCGAATGACCCCGAACTGTACGTGGAAGTCCAAGCACAAAGTCCATACTTAAATCTTCCCATGGTTTCTCAGGCACTGGTAAGGGAGTGTAAAGTCCCGTATTTTGCCTTTGCCCATTGGATAGGTGACAGACTTTGCATCGCTTTACAGCTCACTGCACATCTCGTTTGAGGCTGGGCTAGAAAAATTTATCTTCCACGAGATGGATAGTCTTGTCCCTGCCGAAGTGTCCTACTATCCCCCTTGCATGTAGCTCCCGAATAACAAAGTCCCTGATGCTTGTAGCAGGTAAACACAACCtgttgccaaaaaaaaaaaggtagccATCCATGAGAGAATAATTAGAATATAGAGGAGAGTTCCCAAAAGATATTGCGGCATAAATGGGGCCAAGCTTTGGACTAGTGCTATAGTCTTCCTTAATGGACATGATTCCAGTCGTGGTCATGGCCAATGTTGTAAGCAAAGACGCTTTTCGGCCACGATTTTCTGACCCGACCTTATGTTTGAGCACAAAAGAAAATTGTTGTAGGTAATCGACTCAACGAGCATGCTTGGCACTCAAATGTTTTTGGTATTGGATATGCCAATGGGAATTAGGGTCCGTATAAAGAATAAATTCCAGGTGAATGAGATAATGCCCCAGTGGCGAAGGGATTGAACAATTGCATAGAATTCGAGGTCATATGTTGAGTACCGACGTTGCATCTCATTGAGCTTTTCACTAAAGTAAGCGATTGGGTGTCCTTGCTGACTGAGCACACCCCCAATGCCAAAGTGTGAAGCGTCACATGCCACCTCGGAGAGGTGCTCAAAGTTAGGCAGTCACAAGATGGGAGCTTCTACGAGATGCTTCTTGATGGTTTGGAAGGCTCTTTCAGCGGTTGGGGTCCACAAAAATGGTCCATTCTTGGTGCACTCAGTGACTAGCGCCATGATGCTACTAAAATTCCGGATAAAACGTCTATAAAAAGAGGCAAGACCATGAAAACTACAGGCTTCATGGACGTTGGTGGGAGCTGGCCACTCTCGCACTGCCTACACCTTGGAGGGCTTGGTAGAAATTCCTTGGGCCGACACGATGAACCCCAAGATCAATACCACTGACATTTGGGTAAAAGAGTTTCGACTGAAGATGAGGATGTCGTCGAAATATACCACCACGAACTTGTTAATGAACGAGCAAAGGACTTGCGTCATCGCCCTCATGAAGGTGCTAGGGGCATTTGTACGCCAGAATGGCATAACCAGCCACTCAAATAGTCTGTCTCTTGTTTTGAATGCCGTCTTCCACTCATCCCTGATACGAAGTCGAATATGGTCGTATCCGCTCTGCAAGTCCACCTTAGAAAAAATTTGTGCACCATGACACACGTCCAACATGTCATCTAAACGAGGAATAGGGAAGCGATATTTTACCATAATTCTATTGATGGCTCGGCTGTCAATGCACATGTGCCAACTACGATCTTTTTTTGGTGTGAGGAGCGCGGGTACGGCACACGGGCTGAAACTCTAGCAGATGAATCCCTTGTCAAGTAGATCTTGGACTTGCCGTTGTAGTTCCTTATGCTTGGATGGACTCATCCTATATGCTGGCATATTGGGGAGGGTAGCGACTGGCATTAAGTCTATTGCATGTTGTATGTCTCGCATAGGGGGCAACATTTTTGGTAGCTCTTCTGGTGTAATACCTTCAAATTCGTTTAAGAGCTCTTCTATCTCAGATGGTAGAGATTCTGTGGTGTGTTGTAGAGTGGTCTACTTTTCAACTAGTGCAAAGATGACACCACACTCTTGCACTTCCGACGTGAAACATCTAAGTGTGAGCACCCTATCTTCCATCGTGGGGGACTCAAAGTCATGAATTTTCATTGGCtgtaaaatcactttcttattgccaaaataaaataagtatttttgtACCCATCATACTTGACCCTCCGGTCATAAAGCCATGGACGACTCAATAGTAAGTGGCACGCTTTCATGGGAATAACATCGTAGCACAATGTATCTACATAGTGCTTCCCCAGGGAGAAAGTAATTAAACACTGGTGCTTTACTGGAATTGACGTGTCATCTACCCAACTAAGTTTGTAAGGGCTAGGATGTTTCTCTACTGGTAATTTGAGCTTGTGCACTACCTCTTGGGAAATAACATTCATCTCGCTACCATTGTCAATGATGAGGTTGAGGGCTTTACCTTCGTGCTCCACTcttgtatgaaaaatatttcctCATAACCAGTCATCTCCCCAaacttcttcttttgtttttttttttggtccagCCAAGGCCCTCCGAATTACACAAATGGGTAGTTTAGACCCTTCTAGAACCTCTTCTAAGGTCTTGCCTTTGTCTTCATTGGAGCTAAAGcccaaattctcttccacccttgGTAACGAATTATCACATGTCAATGCAACCCTTTGTTCTCGGGTGGGGCAAACCATTGTAAAATGTCCCCTGCCCCCACACTTATAGCATTCCTTGGGTTTATTCCTTCCTGTATCATGCTCGAAAACCCCTTTGTCTAGTGTATTAGTTCCTCGAGGTGGAGGGTTGTAACGTATTGGTGTAGTCTCTTTTGGCATGGTTGCTTCCTAGTGACTtgcatttttttgaaaattaaattggcTACACTGTTGCTCTATTCGAAGAGCCAACTGGTAAGCTTCTTCAATACTCACCAAATGAACTGTGAGTAGTTCTTTCTTAATGTCGTCCCTCAGTCCAGCCTTATATCGAGCAGTAGATTGACGTTCAGTTTCCGACACATGGCTTCGAATACTAAGCTCGTGGAACCTGCTAGTGTAGTCGTCAACTGTGGTGCTTCCTTGCCGTAAAAGtagtaatttttcaaacaacATCTCTTCATAATCGATGGGGAGGTATTTTTCTTGTAGCTTCAGCCGCATCTCTTCCCAATATGTGATAGGGGGCTGATGGAGATGATGCAGTGTTCTTCCACGCTCTGCCACCAAACCCGAGCTTGTCCCTTCAGTTTCATCTTTACGAATCTTACTCTACGATCGGCGCTAAACTAAACCAATCAAAATAGTCTTCCAGTGATGTAATCCAATCTTGAAAGGCGTATGGGTCTAATTTCCCATGAAAATCTGGTACCTCTACTCTTACTCGCCGTGCTGCATCATCAAAATTGGACTCCAAGTTTTCCATGCGCAGGTGGGATGGGTTCTCTCTGGTATATGTGCGAGGCATCCATCAAGATTTTTGGAAGGGTGTGAAGGGCGGCATCTGCCCATGCTCATCACTATTTTGTCCTCCATCCCCGCACATCCTGGGTTCTACGTTATCTTGCCCATCTTCATGTTTATTAGTGCCAGATCCTTCGGGTTTGTCAAAGGCATGGTTCCACATAGCATCCATTCGTTTGGTGAGGGACCCCACTTGGTGGACTACCTCCAAAAGGATATCATCACGTTGTTGTTGTGATAGGTGAGGAGTGCCATAAGACTTGAAATTTCGTGAACTCATTGAAGTGGGCTACGTAGGTAAcgttggctcttgataccaaattGATGGCGAACAGTgcaagttaaaagaaaaaaatgtcaaTGATCACTTTTGTAGAGTCGCACCACAACCCTTCTCGTCTCAGGAGCCCAAAACAAATAACtctttattaactttttctacCTTTCACATGTGATCTTGGCATTTAAATAAGCACAGAATTCCAGACTACAATGACTCTTTAGACTCACCTAATCCTACTAAAATAATACTTTAACCGACtaatgttaataaaataaaactaacactCTGGAATTTCAATCCTTATTAAAAACTACTACCCGTATTGATAACTATTGAAGTATTACGTGGACTAGCCTCCCAATTTATGTAGGACTCCATCAAGAACCCTTTTAGAGCAAAGTCTATGCTTAATCACATGAATTCTTTGGTCAATATCATGAATATCCAAACTGGTTCCTAAAATCTCATAAAGAAATGTATTTTGTAGCTGAATCAAACCTCTTGATTTTGAAGTCTCACATGTTTCAAGAAATAACTTTCTTCAAATTGATGAGAAATCTTGTTATAGATATCTTTTCAAATAATTGTCTTACCAATTCCACTAATTTCAAATATCCCCACTATGCATTTAACATCATTCCTTCTAATATTTTAGTGTCGATAAATGTCTTGTACGCGAGACTCTATTTCAATGGTGTAGTTGGCATCATTTAGAGATGTATGGTTTACTATTCTTGAGTccacccagtgccaataaaataaaataaaataaaataaaactattctTGAGTCCACCCATTGAATGATGTTTTGGATAAATTCTGATTCTTTCCTATCAAtacaaaagagagaaaaatttaaaagactTCTCAAAGTATaatcatatatgaaatattatatgatttagttaaaaaaaaatagacagagAAGATttagatttgtattttttccATGTTAATTTCTCTGCTTGTTTTTCCAATATACATACCTTATGTGAAATTAATATGGTAATTAATGCCCTAACAAATCCAAAAAggatttcaaatatatttatggcTTGCATAAAACTCAATGTCggaaagaaagataaatatcaAACTGTTTTGTATGGCACCATATCTTCCCCAATTTGCACCCTCTCAGGTCCTGGATTTCTCTAGATTTTATCCATAAACTTCTCTTTCAACatcatatataaacatatatataggcacAGCTCATAGGAAGTACCTGTTCCCTAATTCTAACTCGGACAAGTTGGCTGCTACTTCTATAAAGCTGCCTTCCACTTCAGCATCTTTATGTTATCAATGAGCTTATCTCCAAGTCTATCAAAGGATTCTCCAAAATCTCCTTTTTGATGCTGTACTTCCGGAAAAATTGGTAGAACAATTTATTTCATCGCTTCTTTACAATCAAGGATTTCAATAGCTCATTCAAGCACCATCTTAATTCTGCATAATTTTTAAAGAGTACAACGATAGAAATCCTTGATCCTTCAATGGATGAACCTATGGGCTTTGGACAATTTCACCCGATTAGTCTTTGCTCagttgtttataaaataatgttgaaGATTACGGTTTGTCGTTTGGTGCCAAtcttgaataaaattatatctccGGAGTAGGCAGCGTTTACTCCTGGTagaagtatttttgaaaatatttcattggCCCAGGATCTGGTTCAATGCATCAATAGGAAAGTGAGAGGGGGAAATGTTATGTTGAAAAGTGATATGGCCAAAGCTTATGACCATGTTAACTGGAATTTTCTGCTAGAGATCTTGCGTACATTGGGTTTTTCAAAGAAGTAGAGAAGTAttgcttttaatgttgtttcatCTCCTTTTCATT
This is a stretch of genomic DNA from Carya illinoinensis cultivar Pawnee chromosome 15, C.illinoinensisPawnee_v1, whole genome shotgun sequence. It encodes these proteins:
- the LOC122297023 gene encoding formin-like protein 6 translates to MDHGTTWDLLLPHAEFAYNNSINRNTGRSPFKIVTGLKPRTPLDLVPLPLPPRVSEGASDFYHHLQEVHDEVRRRITQSNAAYKEQADSHRRYLEFQLGDLALINIHPERFPKAPIFNVDDLTAYHGHDYAPQEDTPIATLPIRSKLHECIKAILDDQGECELVKIDINCYIQGDVVVECVSLNDEMAREEMMFRVMFNTSRSNILILNWDEIDILWNAKDQFPKDFRAEILFSEMDVAASAVVGDISSFEEEGLPVEAFAKVQEFFSYVD